TATGTATCCTTAGAAGATGGGAGCcaaggcctggtgtggtggcgcacacctttaatcccattacttgggaggcagaggcaggcagttctctcttgagttccaggccaacccgAGCTATATAgagactctttctctctctctctctctctctcttttttttttggttttccgagacagggtttctctgtgtagctttgcgcctttcctggagctcacttggtagcccaggctggcctcgaactcacagacatccgcctggctctgcctcccaagtgctgggattaaaggcgtgcgctaccactgcccggtaagactctttctcaaaaagaccaaaacaaaacaaaaaaaggatctACCCTCTTTTCTATTGCGAATGTGTACAGGGTGCTGCTGTTTTACTCCTGGGTTCAGTAGCTGGATTGGGTATGGGTgtatacctgtgatcccagctctttAAGAAGAGTCACGAGGGCAGGTGGGTTGcttcaagtttgaggtcagccagggctacataaagagaacCTGTTTTTAAACAACCCCATCCCACAataaccgacatgtggaccaatggaatttgaattgaagaccctgacattaatctacacacctaagaacacctgattttcaacaaagaagccaaaactgtacaatggaaaaaagaaagtatcttcaacagtatgtgctggcataactggatgtcaacatgtaaaagattacaaatagatccatatctgtcaccatgcacaaaacttacaTCCAAGTGGATCAacaacctcaacataaatccagtcacaCTGAACAACCCCACCCACCCGTCAGAGTAGCTGTGACTAACAGCAGTGTGCCCTATGCCCAGCTTCCCATTTTCCCCTTTTGTACTAGGGATGCACCAGGCCTTTGCCCTGCTGGTCAAGTGTTTCTTGGTCCTTTAGCAAGTAGCCCTTTGTTCCTGCACCACACAGTGCTGCCTGCCCATCCTTCTGCTGTGTCtaggctttatttttgtttagttgtCTAAGCTTCTGACCAGGCAGGTAGCATACCTTACTCATACCTCTCCCATTGTGCACATCTGCTGTTTCCCTTGTCACAGGGTTCTGGCAGAGgctgttctttcctttccccctGCGCTGACTGAGGTGACACTGGGAATTGGCCATGGCCGACGGGTCATTCTGCGCAGTtaccaggaggaggaggcaggtgaggGATTAGATCTGCTCCCAAAGGGAACAGAGCTGGGGTGAGGCCAGAACTCAAGGACTTTTAACTCCTTGTGCCTGCCCTGTAGATAGCACCAACAAAGCCATGGTGACCGAGACTAGCATTGGAGAGGACGACTTCCAGCAGCTGCACGCCCCAGGAGGGATAGCTATTACCTTCTGCCTCAAGGAATTTCGGGTGAGTTCACGAGCACCATCACCTGGTTTTTCAACCCCACACAGGCTCTCACTGCCTGCTTCCTCCATCCCAGGGGCTCCTGAGCTTCGCAGAGTCAGCCAACTTGCCTCTTACCATCCACTTTGATGTTCCAGGCAGGTAATTCTAGGCTTGAGGACTGGGGAGGAGGTAGGGCTCTGGGATGCCCAGAGCAGAGCAGGATGACCTAGCTCACCCCTATTCCTTTACCCAGGCCAGTCATCTTTACCATTGAGGATTCTTTGCTGGATGGCCACTTCGTCTTGGCCACACTCTTAGAACAAGACCCATGTTCCCAGGACCTGTGCTCCCCAAAGCCTCGCCAGCCAGTGCCTCAAAAGCAGGCTCAGAGGTAGAgacacccaccacccagctcttctgTCTCTTTACACCTCAGGCTGGGGCTGCCATCACTGGCTTGTGCACCTCCCCCAGtacatccttccttcctgtcagGCCCCAGCCTCTACAGGGCTTCCAGCCTTCATGGTCAGCTGTACTGAGACCCCTCCCATCCAAAGAGGCATCCCCAAGGTCCCGCTGGCTTCCTTCTCTGGCTGAGGCCTCCCCTCTGAGCCTCCTCCCAGGCTAGGAGGGAAAGGGCTGCCGGAGGCAGGGAGCTGCCTGGTGTAGGGAAGCAGGTGGCTGGAAGGGCAGGTGGGCTGGAGGATGGGCTCAGTGCAGTGGAAGCAGAGGAAGTTTGGTCTGGCCCACAGCCCAGCATGTCCCTGGGCTCTGGtgctctccagctcccatccttTGGGAAGGTGAAGGATTGGGCCCCATGTGGCCCTGTTCACAGGACTTGttgcttccctcccccagctaaGCTGAGTTGGCCCCCAGGATGCCTCCCTCAGGCCCCTACCTGAACTCTGATCAAAGGGGTTCCAGTTCCACCCCCTCCAGGAAGCTCCCACTTAACCCCTGCATCCTTTCCTCCCAGCCAAATCAGGAAGTAATAAAATCAAAAGCTCACCAGCAGTCTTGAGGCCTCAAAGTGGGGCCTGCCTCTGTATCCCTCTTCTTTCCCTGTTCCTTGCTGATATTGTCTCTGCCTACAGCACACCCCACTTAGATGACTTTACCAATGATGACATCGACTGTTACATGATTGCCATGGAAACCACCGTGGGCAGTGAGGGCTCCCGGGcacagccttccacttccctccCACCTGTCTCTCAGCCCTCCCATGACCTTGCCCCtcccttggaggaggaggaggaggaagaagaggaagaagctgagCCCAGTACAGTGCCTGGGACTCCCCCACCCAAGAAGGTAGGAGCTGGAGGTCGGGGTGGGAACTGAGGAAAAGGAGCAGAGCAGCTCCCAGACTAACTGGCTTTTtctattctcttctctttccagttTCGTTCACTTTTCTTTGGTTCCATCCTGGCCCCTGTACACTCCCCCCAGGGTCCCAGCCCCGTTCTGGCTGAAGACAGCGATGGTGAAGGCTGAACTTGAGAGACTGAAGCCTGTGTCCAAAGGCCCATGGGCCAGAAGCATGCCCAGCCACTGGCAGGGCTGGAACTCAGTCCCTGGGCATGGGAAAGGGGCTGTACTTGGCTGTCCGCTGCAGAGCTGCCCTAGACAACCATGTTTGGACTGTGTCTCACTCAACCTGTATCAATCATGTATTCTTCTGGTGCCCAGCTGCCGCCTGACAGGTTCCTCACCGCTTTCTAACTGTAGAGCCGCAGGCCCTAGGTATCTGGCTAGAGCTAGAAACTTACCTTCCTCGGCTTGCctgcctcttaaaaaaaaaaaaaaaaaaatcacagtgctgATTACCCTCTGCCAATCATGGACTCCCTGTCGATCCTCTGGGCCCAGTGGTTGGTAGGGACCATTCCTCTGGCTTTCCCAATACTTGGGCCTTGGCTCGGAATCCTAATAGCCTCTGGACCCAAGCGTGCCACTGGGCTTTGCCCTGGCCAGGCCCGTGTCCAGCCATTCAGTCTGCCCTCCCAGGTGGCTTTGTACCAAAGGGCTGCTGGCCCGCTGTCTCGGACAAGTGAGACAGAGGCCATGGTGAGAATCCAGCTTTGACCTTTATTCAAGAGACCAGATGGGTTGCCCCAGGATCTGGCTGCCAGCCGTGCAAGGCTGGAGACCCACAATCTGGTCTGCCATTGCCCTGAGCTGCAGCCTTGGCCCCAGGATTCCACTTGCAGCCACCACAGGTGCTGGTGGGAGGGAGCCCTGGGGCATTAGATGCTGCTATtgattcattaaaaaagaaaggaaaagacactTAGCGCTGTGTGTTCCCCATGACGGGTGGGCCTGGGGGGCCAGTGACCCATGGCAGCATGATTTCTGTACAGATAATCCATCATCTGGGGCAGAAGGGCAGCACACGGAGGCTACTTCTTGGCTTTGGCAGAGTTGCGGGGTGGGGTGATAGGACGGCCTCCGGGGTTCAGGCCACTGAACTGCCCGTACTTCCCCTTGTTCTTATCAGCGGGCTTGAGGATCTGAAAGGGAAAAGGCCGGTCAGGCTCCGGGTGCTGAGCCAGGCAGTCTGACGGCCTCTTCCCCGCACCCACCTGGAAGGAGCACATCAGAGTCTCATCCACGCTCATCATGGCACCAGCATTGTCAAACTCGCCACAGTAGTTGGGAGCTGAGAAGAGTGTC
The sequence above is drawn from the Peromyscus leucopus breed LL Stock chromosome 1, UCI_PerLeu_2.1, whole genome shotgun sequence genome and encodes:
- the Rad9a gene encoding cell cycle checkpoint control protein RAD9A isoform X3, coding for MKCLIAGSNVKVLGKAVHSLSRIGDELYLEPLKDGLSLRTVNSSRSAYACFLFAPLFFQQYQAASPGQDLPRCKILMKDCESLQAVFNPASCPHLLRAPARVLAEAVLSFPPALTEVTLGIGHGRRVILRSYQEEEADSTNKAMVTETSIGEDDFQQLHAPGGIAITFCLKEFRGLLSFAESANLPLTIHFDVPGRPVIFTIEDSLLDGHFVLATLLEQDPCSQDLCSPKPRQPVPQKQAQSTPHLDDFTNDDIDCYMIAMETTVGSEGSRAQPSTSLPPVSQPSHDLAPPLEEEEEEEEEEAEPSTVPGTPPPKKFRSLFFGSILAPVHSPQGPSPVLAEDSDGEG
- the Rad9a gene encoding cell cycle checkpoint control protein RAD9A isoform X1, yielding MKCLIAGSNVKVLGKAVHSLSRIGDELYLEPLKDGLSLRTVNSSRSAYACFLFAPLFFQQYQAASPGQDLPRCKILMKSFLSVFRSLAMVEKTVEKCCISLSGSNSHLVVQLHCKYGVKKTHNLSFQDCESLQAVFNPASCPHLLRAPARVLAEAVLSFPPALTEVTLGIGHGRRVILRSYQEEEADSTNKAMVTETSIGEDDFQQLHAPGGIAITFCLKEFRGLLSFAESANLPLTIHFDVPGRPVIFTIEDSLLDGHFVLATLLEQDPCSQDLCSPKPRQPVPQKQAQSTPHLDDFTNDDIDCYMIAMETTVGSEGSRAQPSTSLPPVSQPSHDLAPPLEEEEEEEEEEAEPSTVPGTPPPKKFRSLFFGSILAPVHSPQGPSPVLAEDSDGEG
- the Rad9a gene encoding cell cycle checkpoint control protein RAD9A isoform X4, which gives rise to MGCRSGPWRHSTRLMSYPAQSFLSVFRSLAMVEKTVEKCCISLSGSNSHLVVQLHCKYGVKKTHNLSFQDCESLQAVFNPASCPHLLRAPARVLAEAVLSFPPALTEVTLGIGHGRRVILRSYQEEEADSTNKAMVTETSIGEDDFQQLHAPGGIAITFCLKEFRGLLSFAESANLPLTIHFDVPGRPVIFTIEDSLLDGHFVLATLLEQDPCSQDLCSPKPRQPVPQKQAQSTPHLDDFTNDDIDCYMIAMETTVGSEGSRAQPSTSLPPVSQPSHDLAPPLEEEEEEEEEEAEPSTVPGTPPPKKFRSLFFGSILAPVHSPQGPSPVLAEDSDGEG
- the Rad9a gene encoding cell cycle checkpoint control protein RAD9A isoform X2; this translates as MKCLIAGSNVKVLGKAVHSLSRIGDELYLEPLKDGQYQAASPGQDLPRCKILMKSFLSVFRSLAMVEKTVEKCCISLSGSNSHLVVQLHCKYGVKKTHNLSFQDCESLQAVFNPASCPHLLRAPARVLAEAVLSFPPALTEVTLGIGHGRRVILRSYQEEEADSTNKAMVTETSIGEDDFQQLHAPGGIAITFCLKEFRGLLSFAESANLPLTIHFDVPGRPVIFTIEDSLLDGHFVLATLLEQDPCSQDLCSPKPRQPVPQKQAQSTPHLDDFTNDDIDCYMIAMETTVGSEGSRAQPSTSLPPVSQPSHDLAPPLEEEEEEEEEEAEPSTVPGTPPPKKFRSLFFGSILAPVHSPQGPSPVLAEDSDGEG
- the Rad9a gene encoding cell cycle checkpoint control protein RAD9A isoform X5; the encoded protein is MSYPAQSFLSVFRSLAMVEKTVEKCCISLSGSNSHLVVQLHCKYGVKKTHNLSFQDCESLQAVFNPASCPHLLRAPARVLAEAVLSFPPALTEVTLGIGHGRRVILRSYQEEEADSTNKAMVTETSIGEDDFQQLHAPGGIAITFCLKEFRGLLSFAESANLPLTIHFDVPGRPVIFTIEDSLLDGHFVLATLLEQDPCSQDLCSPKPRQPVPQKQAQSTPHLDDFTNDDIDCYMIAMETTVGSEGSRAQPSTSLPPVSQPSHDLAPPLEEEEEEEEEEAEPSTVPGTPPPKKFRSLFFGSILAPVHSPQGPSPVLAEDSDGEG
- the Rad9a gene encoding cell cycle checkpoint control protein RAD9A isoform X7, whose translation is MKSFLSVFRSLAMVEKTVEKCCISLSGSNSHLVVQLHCKYGVKKTHNLSFQDCESLQAVFNPASCPHLLRAPARVLAEAVLSFPPALTEVTLGIGHGRRVILRSYQEEEADSTNKAMVTETSIGEDDFQQLHAPGGIAITFCLKEFRGLLSFAESANLPLTIHFDVPGRPVIFTIEDSLLDGHFVLATLLEQDPCSQDLCSPKPRQPVPQKQAQSTPHLDDFTNDDIDCYMIAMETTVGSEGSRAQPSTSLPPVSQPSHDLAPPLEEEEEEEEEEAEPSTVPGTPPPKKFRSLFFGSILAPVHSPQGPSPVLAEDSDGEG
- the Rad9a gene encoding cell cycle checkpoint control protein RAD9A isoform X6, which encodes MKCLIAGSNVKVLGKAVHSLSRIGDELYLEPLKDGQYQAASPGQDLPRCKILMKDCESLQAVFNPASCPHLLRAPARVLAEAVLSFPPALTEVTLGIGHGRRVILRSYQEEEADSTNKAMVTETSIGEDDFQQLHAPGGIAITFCLKEFRGLLSFAESANLPLTIHFDVPGRPVIFTIEDSLLDGHFVLATLLEQDPCSQDLCSPKPRQPVPQKQAQSTPHLDDFTNDDIDCYMIAMETTVGSEGSRAQPSTSLPPVSQPSHDLAPPLEEEEEEEEEEAEPSTVPGTPPPKKFRSLFFGSILAPVHSPQGPSPVLAEDSDGEG